A window of Candidatus Peribacteraceae bacterium genomic DNA:
GCCTTCACGGCGGGGACAGTCTTCTTCTTGATGGAGAAGGATGCCGACTTCGTGGCTTTCTTTGGGGAAGGCTTCTTTGTCACGGCAACCTTCTTCTTCACGGATTTCTTCTGGTGATTCTTCTTCGACGGCTTCTTCTTGCTGGCCATAGCACGGAAAGGGAAAGGGTGGAATGAAGAGAGTGGACGATTGTTTCATTGTTCCATTGCTTCATTGTTCGCAAGCGTCACGTGAGGTATCGCTTCATGAACCTCTGAACATGCTTTGCAGCAATGAAACAATGTAACAAGGGAACAATGCTCTCTACAGAACGAAATACTCCGCGAGGGAGCCCAGAGCACAGCTTTCACAACTCAATCGGAAGCCGCCGTGCGATGTAGGCACAGTGTAGAGGAATGTCCAGAACGGTCAACGGATATTCACAAAGATTCTCCCGGCTTCCCCCTTGATTTTTTTGGCTTGCGCTTGCTATCTTTGAACCATGCCTCTCCTCTCTTTTCAAATTCCCGACGGATCCTCCGAACGAGAAATCACGCTCCGCAAGGCGCGCGAGATCATCGGCAAGTCTTATCCTGTCAACCCGGAACGTTATCCCAGCCATATCACCGCCACCGCCGATGTGCCGCAATCAGCCATGCTGGAAATCCGTGAGGCTCTGATCGCCATCGGCGCGGTTCCATTGGACTAAGCTGCTGACACGTTCTTCCTTACTCCGGCTCCTGCTGGGTGATGCAGTGGAACATGCCCTCACTTCCCTTCCTGCGACTTCAGAGTCCACCCGCAGAGTTTGAAGAGGACGCGCGCGCCCACGTTGGCGTCCCATTCCCCTTCCCTGCCCGGCGCCACCTCCACGAGGTCAAAACCGACGATCTGGCGCCCCGATTTGACCACAGTCTTGAGGAGAAGGAGCATCTGATTGAAGGAGAGCCCTCCCGGAACCGGCGTACCCGTGTGCGGGCAGAGGGAAGGATCCAGACCGTCGATGTCGAAGGAAATGTAGACCTTCTGCGGAAGCGCGGAGACGATTTCTTCACAGATTGCTCTCCAAGACTCTCCGGAGAGTTGCCTGCCTGCCATATCCTCATCAAAGAACACGGCGATCTTCCTCTCGTTGCTCCGGGCAAATTCCATCTCCTCCCGGCAGAAATCCCGGATGCCCACTTGGACAAGCTTGGTGACGCCGGACACCGTGTCTGCGACGTTGCGCATGATGGATCCGTGCGAGTAAGGAAAACCCTCAAAGCTCTTGCGCGTATCGAAGTGCGCATCAATGTGAAATACGCCCAGGGGACCCTTCGCTTCGGCGCATGCGCGG
This region includes:
- a CDS encoding agmatinase family protein produces the protein MAPRTTTGSFGDIDQDVLFDRYGAAARGGGIFGLSFTREESGIVLLPVPWEATVSYGGGTAEGPAAILRASPQVDFFDRDLGLFYKAGIVMLPESGDVRKWNREARRSAQTVMERGGVVDANRKDAEVVRVLGERLNASVYDETKKVLEEGKIPGLVGGDHSTPLGAIRACAEAKGPLGVFHIDAHFDTRKSFEGFPYSHGSIMRNVADTVSGVTKLVQVGIRDFCREEMEFARSNERKIAVFFDEDMAGRQLSGESWRAICEEIVSALPQKVYISFDIDGLDPSLCPHTGTPVPGGLSFNQMLLLLKTVVKSGRQIVGFDLVEVAPGREGEWDANVGARVLFKLCGWTLKSQEGK